TCGACGCCGCCCTCAACACCGTCAACGTGGGCAAGTTCAACCTCTGCACCGCCTCGATCGGCATCTGCGAGCACGCGATGTACGAGGCCGTCACCCACGCGCACAACCGCATCCTCTACGGCCGCCCCGTGACCGCCTTCCCGCACGTGCGCCGGGAGCTCGCCGACGCCTACGTCCGGCTCGTCGGCATGAAGCTGTTCAGCGACCGCGCCGTCGACTACTTCCGCTCGGCGGGGCCCGAGGACCGCCGGTACCTGCTGTTCAACCCGATGACGAAGATGAAGGTGACCACGGAGGGCGAGAAGGTCATCGACCTGATGTGGGACGTCATCGCGGCCAGGGGCTTCGAGAAGGACACCTACTTCGCCCAGGCCGCCGTGGAGATCCGCAGCCTGCCGAAGCTGGAGGGCACGGTCCACGTCAACCTCGCCCTGATCCTGAAGTTCATGCGCAACCACCTGCTGGACCCCGCCGGCTACGAGCCCGTGGGCACACGGCTGGACGCCGCCGACGACGCGTTCCTCTTCCGTCAGGGACCGGCTCGCGGCCTCGGTTCCGTGCGCTTCCACGACTGGCGCCCGGCCTACGACGCGTACGCCGCGGTCCCCAACGTCGCCCGCTTCCGGGAACAGGCCGACGCGCTGTGCGACTTCGTGGCCCGCATCGCCCCCGACGAGCGGCAGAGCCGGGACCTCGACTTCCTGCTGTCCGTCGGACAGCTCTTCGCCCTGGTCGTCCACGGACAGCTGATCCTGGAACAGGCCCGGCTGACCGGCCTGGACGAGGACGTGCTCGACGAGCTCTTCTCCGTGCTCGTCCGCGACTTCTCCGCGAACGCCGTCGAACTGCACGGCAAGGACTCCGCCAGCGGGGAGCAGCAGGACTGGGCCATCGCCGCGGTGCGCCGGCCCGTCGTGGACGAGGCCCGCTCGGCGCGCGTCTGGGACCGTGTCGAGGCACTTTCGGGGGCGTACGAGATGGCTTTGTGACTCCGACCGGGTATCAGGCCGGGCCGGCCCGCATCGCCTGCGCTCGCGGGGGCATATGGAAGGTCCGGCGGCCGGAAGTGGCCGGCTGCCAGGAGGAGGAGGTGACCATGGAAACGGTCTGGGCGGGTCCGGCACAGACGGACGGCGCACTGGGTGACGGCGTCATCGGATACGACGTGGAAGCACCGGACGGAAGCGTGGGCACCGTGATCAGGCTCTCGCCGGTACCGGGATTCGACCACCTGGTGATCGACGCGGGTGTCTGGAAGTTCGGGAGAAGCGTCGTCGTGCCCGCGGGCATGGTGACCGGCGTCGACGACGCCGAACGGGTGATCAAGGTCGGGTGCACCAAGGACCAGATCAAGGACGCCCCGCGCTTCGAGCGTGATCAGGACACCGGGGACCTCTTCTATCTGCGGCAGCTCGGCGCGTACTACGAATCGCTGACTGCCGGCCAGGGATGACACCGGGCCGGGTGGCACCGACGGATGTCGGTGCCACCCGGCCGCCGCCGGCCCCGCGTCAGGAGGGCTGCGCCCGGCGGTAGCGTGAGCCGAGCGCCACCTTGAGCGGGAGGAGCGCAAGCCAGGACCACATGGCGGCCACCGGTGAGAGCGCGTAGGCGAGCGGGACGGTGGCGCCGAAGACCAGGGCCGTGTTCCCCAGATCGGTCGCCACGAAGCGGGCGGTTCTCTCCGTGGCGGGATCGGACGGCCACCTCCCCCGCAGCCCTGTCCGCAGCACCGCCAGTTCGAGCACGTTGGTGAGGCATACGGCGCCCGCGTAGACGGCGACCGCCAGGGGCTCGGAGGCGTACTCCGACAGCAACGAGGTCGGAAAGGGGATGAGCGCGATGGCGCCGAGCCAGACGAGCGCGAGTTTCAGCGTCCGTCCCTCGAAACGCGGGACCAGCTCCACGATCCGGCGGTGGTCCCGCCAGAAGGCGGCAAGGATCATGAAGCTGAGAGCGTACGCGCCGAGATCCGGCAGTACACCGCGGACGGCGTCCCGGAAGCCCTGCGCGGTCAGTTCCGGCGGCACGCGGACATCGAGGACCAGCAGCGTCATGGCGATCGCGAAGATCCCGTCGGACAGGGCCGTCAGCCGTTCCGCGTTCTTCCCGTCGCCCGCTCGGGTGTCGTCCACCCGCCCAGCGTCCCGGGGCCGGGCCGGTACCCGGCCGATTAGGCCGACGGCGGGCAAGCCGGGCGCCGCGCCCTACGGCCGGCGCCCGTGCCCGGCGGCGGGTCAGACTGCCTGGAGCTTGTCGTCCCGCTGGGCGCCGACCGTCCGGCGGAGTGCGGGGGAGACGGCGGGCCGTACCCCGAGCATGGTGTCGGCGGTGTGGAGGGCCTGCGGAACCGCCTGAGTGCCGGTCATCACGCACAGGGTGTAGGCGGCGTCCTCCACTGCCCGGGCCGTGACGTCCGTGGAGCGCCGCGCGTCCTCGATCCGTGCGTCGGCGTAACGAGCCAGAGCCACTCTCAGGTCCTGCGGGCTGGGTGTCAGCACAGGGTTCTCCTCCAGGGTCGATCCACGTCCGGTACGGGGGATCCGGGGCACAGGGCACGACAGGCCCAGCGGTGCGGTTCACACTCCGTCATGTGACCCGGTATCAGGCGTCTACCCGCTCAGGGGCGGAGTACACAGCGGCCCGTCTGCGTGTACACCGGGCCGTACCGGTCCTGGCGTTCTACCGTTCACCGATGCGATCTGTCCCCTGGTGGGTGCTGTTCTCCTCGGTGTGCGCCCCGGTCCTCCTCGTCGGTGGCTGGGCGGTCTCGGCGCAGCTCCAGGGCCCCGGCTACGACCCCGCGTCGGCGACGATCAGCATCCTCGCCTCCGACGGCGCCGCCGGGTACTGGGTGATGACGCCGGCGCTGCTCGCACTGGGAGCCTGCCACGTGGTCACCGCGTCCGGGCTGCGCCCCGCCGCGCGGTCCGGACGGGCTGCGCTGGCCGGAGGCGGACTCTCGGCGATGCTGCTGGCTCTGTTCCCGGCACCGGCCAGCGGCGGGTCGTTCGCCCACGGTGTGGTCGTGGCCGTGGGATTCTGCCTGCTCGCGGTGTGGCCGGTCCTGGCCGTGCGACGCCGGGCCGCGAGGCGGCGCGTCGTGGCTGCCGCCGGGGACACCTGGCCGCGCCCGACGGCCCGGTCCGGAAGGACGGCACCATGGGGACTGCGGCCCGCGCCCTCCGTCACGGCGGCCGCGCTGATGTGGCTCGGCGGAGCCTGGTTCCTGCTCGCCCTGTACATGCTCGACACGGCGGGAGCCGCGGAGCGGGTCCTCACGTTCGCGCAGTCGTTCTGGCCGCTCGTCGTGGTCGTCTCCTGCTTCCGGCACGAAGGTGACGACGGGCACCCGGGCTGATCTCCGGCACCCGCGTACCCGGCCGGCTGCCGCCTGTTCGGCCTGCAACCGGCCCTCGCGACGACCGCGCGTGGTCGCCGTAGTCATGGCGGGTTCCACCGAGGCCCGGACCGAGGCGTCTTCGGCCCGGGCCTGCTGCGCCCTCGGAAGGCAGGTAACCCTCCCGAGGGTCACTTCACGTCGACGTGGTCCCCTGCGGAGGCGGCCGCCGGGGTGGTGGCAGTGCCGGCGAAGGAGTAGCGGAAGTAGCCGTCCGCCGTGGCCTTCGTCGTCGTCCTCAGGTTGCCCTTGCCGTCCGTCGTGACGGTCCTGAGGGTCTTGTAGGTGCTCGTGCCCTTCTTCCTGAACTGGAGTTTCACCGGCTGCCCGGTGTAGCCCCCGTACTTGTAGGTCACCCAGTTGGCGCGGGTCAGGGCGCCCGTCACGGTGATCGTCCTGTTCTTCTTCACCGGTTCCGGCGAGGCGTCGACCGTCAGCCTGGAGGCGCGCAGGACCTTCGCCCTGGCGGCCGAATCCCTGGTGATGTAGTCACCGTCGTTCGCCAGGGCGAGGGCACGCACGGTCCAGGTCCCGGCGGTGGTGTTGTCCTGGGGGTGGATGCGCGGATCGATCTTCAGCGTGTAGGTGCACGTGGTCGTGGTGAAGCTCTGGCGCACGCACTTGCCCGCGGTGTCGTGGGGCATCACGAGACCGTAGGCGTCGCCGTTCGGGAGGGGCGTGTGCCACATGACCGGGGCGGTCTTCCCGACCTCGATGCCCGAGTCGTCCGTGGCGGTCACCGCGATGGTGAACGTCTTCACGGCCGTGGTCCCCAGGACGATGTCCTTCCCTCCGTTGACGACCACCTTCGTGATCCTGATGTCGCCCGAGAAGTCGTCCGCCCGGGCGGACGCCGGGACAGTGACCGCGGACAGGGCGAGGGCCCCGGCGAAGCCCGCCATGGTGGTGCGGTGATGCATGAAGGCGCTTCCCCCATGTTCCATCGCCTCAGGGATGTCCTGAGGCGGAGCTGACCATGCCCACCCGGTACACGGGTGGCACGGACATGACCAGCAACTCACGGGAAAGGTTGCCCTCCGATCCACGGCTGCCAGGATCCTCGGTGCCGAAAGCCAGTTGAAACGGTGCCCCTTGGTGGGGGAGGGTCTGCGGGCATGGAGTACTTCTGCTACCACCGTGACCGGCCGGGCTCTCTCGCGTTGCGCGAGGAGTTGCTGGAGGCGCACTGGTCCTACATGGACCGGTACGCGAAGGAGCTGATCGCTCGCGGTCCGACCTTCGCCGACGACGGCGAGACGCCCACCGGAAGCGTGCACATCGTCGGTCTGCCCGATCCCGCCGCCGCCCGTGCCTTCGCCTTCGACGAGCCCAACTACCAGGCCGGTGCGTACCGGGACGTGCTGCTGCGCCGGTGGCGCAACGTACTGGGGCGCACCATGTGGGACTTTCCCGGTGGCCGTGGTGGTGGCAACCGGTACCTGGTGATCGGCCTCGGCGAGGGTCCGGCCGCAGACCTCACCCCGCCGCCCGGCCAGGACGAGCTGATCGCGTACGGGCCACTGCTGTCCGACGACGGCGGCACCTGGGTGGGTACGGCGGCGCTGCTCGGTGCCCCGGACCCGGATACGGCACGCGCCGTCCTGACCCCGGACCGGTACGCCGGCATCGAGGTCCACGACTGGGAGTTCGGCGGGCGTCGGTGAGCCACCGGGCGGTGAGTATCCAGTAGTGCCCCGCTCAGTCCTCCGCGTCGCGGACCAGGAGCGCGATCTGGACCCGGTTCGCGACCGCCAGCTTGGCGAACAGGCTCCCGGTGTGGGCCTTGACCGTCGCGACGGTGATGCGCAGCCGCTCGGCGATCTGCGGGTTGCCCAGTCCGTCCGCGATGGCCCGGGCGGTCTCCCGCTCCCGTTCGGTCAGCACGGACAGCTGCTCGCGCGCGGCCTCGCGGGAGCGGCTACGGGCGTGCGAGGAGTCCGGGCCGGTGGCAGCGGCGATCACCCGTGCCGTGGCCGCAGGTGACAGCACCGGGTTGCCGTCCGCGACGGTCCGCACCGCGTCCAGGATGCGGGAAGGCGGGGTGTCCTTGAGGACGAAGCCGAGCGCTCCGGCGCGCAGCGCCCCGAGTACCAGGTCGTTGGAGTCGAAGGTGGTCAGCATCAGGACCCGGGGCGGCGCCGGCCGGGCGAGCATCTCCCGCGTCGTGTCCAGACCGTCCCGGCCGGGCATGCGCACGTCCATCAGCACCACATCGGGCCGCTGTTCGTCCACCACGGCGAGCGCGGCGTTCCCGTCGGCCGCCTCCGCCACGACGGTCAGGTCCGGTTCGCCGTCGATGACGAGCCGCAGGGCCATGCGCACCAGCTGTTCGTCGTCGACGATGACGACACGTACGCGATCGTGTCGGCTTTCCACTCATACGCTCATTTCGTGGCTGTGGGCGGGGCCGTCGGGCCAGGGCAGTCGTGCGGTGAGAACGTACCCGCCCTCGGGCGTGGGGCGGTGGTCGAGCCGGCCGCCGGCGAGGGTGATCCGTTCGCCGAGGCCCAGCAGGCCGAAGCCGGAGGCCGGTGGCAGTGCGGTGCGCCGGGGGGCCGGTCCGTTGCGGACTCCGATGCCGAGGGTGCCGCCGGCGGCGCCGTCGAGGGTGACCCGGACGGCGGCGCCGGGGGCGTGCTTGGCGGCGTTGGTCAGCGCTTCCTGGACGATCCGGTAGCAGGTCCGTCCGACGCCGTCGGGCGGGGTTCCGGTCACGTCGTCGGTGAGCCTGACGTCGAGACCCGAGGTGCGGGCGTCGGCGACCAGGTCGGGGACGCGGTCGAGGGAGGGCTGCGGCGGTTCCGGGCTGCCGGGGTCGGCGCGAAGCACGCCGAGGACCTCCCGCAGCTCTTCCAGTGCCTGGTGGGAGCCCTCGGCGATACCTCGCACCAGGACGCGGTTCTCGTCGGCCGAGAGGTCACCGCGGTGGTCGAGCACCCCGGCCTGCATGGCGACCAGGGAGATGCGGTGCGCGAGGACGTCGTGCATCTCGCGGGCGATCCGGTTGCGCTCCAGTGCCCGTGCCTGCGCCGCCCGCGCGCTCTGCTCCCGCTCCGCGCTCTCCGCCCGCTCCCTCAGGGACCGCACCTCGACCCTCCGCGCCCCGACCGCCATGCCGGCTGCCACCGCGATCCCCGCGGTGAGCGTCGGCACCGCGATCTGGACCCACCAGTACGCCTCGGCCGAACTCTGCACCGGGTACATCCCGATGGCGAGCTGTGACGCGATCACGTAGGCCAGGACGACCGACCCGATCTCCACCGGGCGGCGGCGGGTGGAGACCGAGCACAGCGCCAGCAGCGCGGCGCCGCTGGCGAGCGCCGACACGGTCGAGACGACCGCGACGGTCAGAGCGACCGTGAGGGGCCACCGCCGCCGCCACAGGAGAACCGTCAGGCAGCCCAGGGCCACCAGCGGATCACCGACGAGGATCCAGGAACCCGGGCCGCCGGGCTGGTTCCGCATCAGCGCGAGGGTCGAGAGCCAGACCGGCAGGCTCAAGGCCACGGCCGCCGTCAGCCGCCAGGCCTGCTGCCACACCCCGAGCCGAGGCACAACGTCCATG
The DNA window shown above is from Streptomyces sp. Alt3 and carries:
- a CDS encoding acyl-CoA dehydrogenase family protein encodes the protein MADPLLFNPRAYDPAHFDPGTRRLLRATIDWFESRGKRRIIEDYRSRAWLGDFLEFSAKEGLFATFLTPASATDREDGRWDTARIAALNEIFGFYGLDYWYAWQVTILGLGPVWQSDNAAARDHAAELLSQGEVFAFGLSEKAHGADIYSTDMLLAPDGGGGFLATGSKYYIGNGNAAGLVSVFGRRTDVEGPDGYVFFAADSRHPAYHLVKNVVDSSKYVSEFRLDGYPVGPDDVLHTGRAAFDAALNTVNVGKFNLCTASIGICEHAMYEAVTHAHNRILYGRPVTAFPHVRRELADAYVRLVGMKLFSDRAVDYFRSAGPEDRRYLLFNPMTKMKVTTEGEKVIDLMWDVIAARGFEKDTYFAQAAVEIRSLPKLEGTVHVNLALILKFMRNHLLDPAGYEPVGTRLDAADDAFLFRQGPARGLGSVRFHDWRPAYDAYAAVPNVARFREQADALCDFVARIAPDERQSRDLDFLLSVGQLFALVVHGQLILEQARLTGLDEDVLDELFSVLVRDFSANAVELHGKDSASGEQQDWAIAAVRRPVVDEARSARVWDRVEALSGAYEMAL
- a CDS encoding TMEM175 family protein; the protein is MDDTRAGDGKNAERLTALSDGIFAIAMTLLVLDVRVPPELTAQGFRDAVRGVLPDLGAYALSFMILAAFWRDHRRIVELVPRFEGRTLKLALVWLGAIALIPFPTSLLSEYASEPLAVAVYAGAVCLTNVLELAVLRTGLRGRWPSDPATERTARFVATDLGNTALVFGATVPLAYALSPVAAMWSWLALLPLKVALGSRYRRAQPS
- a CDS encoding DUF5133 domain-containing protein produces the protein MLTPSPQDLRVALARYADARIEDARRSTDVTARAVEDAAYTLCVMTGTQAVPQALHTADTMLGVRPAVSPALRRTVGAQRDDKLQAV
- a CDS encoding DUF998 domain-containing protein, whose amino-acid sequence is MRSVPWWVLFSSVCAPVLLVGGWAVSAQLQGPGYDPASATISILASDGAAGYWVMTPALLALGACHVVTASGLRPAARSGRAALAGGGLSAMLLALFPAPASGGSFAHGVVVAVGFCLLAVWPVLAVRRRAARRRVVAAAGDTWPRPTARSGRTAPWGLRPAPSVTAAALMWLGGAWFLLALYMLDTAGAAERVLTFAQSFWPLVVVVSCFRHEGDDGHPG
- a CDS encoding DUF5707 domain-containing protein yields the protein MHHRTTMAGFAGALALSAVTVPASARADDFSGDIRITKVVVNGGKDIVLGTTAVKTFTIAVTATDDSGIEVGKTAPVMWHTPLPNGDAYGLVMPHDTAGKCVRQSFTTTTCTYTLKIDPRIHPQDNTTAGTWTVRALALANDGDYITRDSAARAKVLRASRLTVDASPEPVKKNRTITVTGALTRANWVTYKYGGYTGQPVKLQFRKKGTSTYKTLRTVTTDGKGNLRTTTKATADGYFRYSFAGTATTPAAASAGDHVDVK
- a CDS encoding YciI family protein; amino-acid sequence: MEYFCYHRDRPGSLALREELLEAHWSYMDRYAKELIARGPTFADDGETPTGSVHIVGLPDPAAARAFAFDEPNYQAGAYRDVLLRRWRNVLGRTMWDFPGGRGGGNRYLVIGLGEGPAADLTPPPGQDELIAYGPLLSDDGGTWVGTAALLGAPDPDTARAVLTPDRYAGIEVHDWEFGGRR
- a CDS encoding response regulator transcription factor encodes the protein MESRHDRVRVVIVDDEQLVRMALRLVIDGEPDLTVVAEAADGNAALAVVDEQRPDVVLMDVRMPGRDGLDTTREMLARPAPPRVLMLTTFDSNDLVLGALRAGALGFVLKDTPPSRILDAVRTVADGNPVLSPAATARVIAAATGPDSSHARSRSREAAREQLSVLTERERETARAIADGLGNPQIAERLRITVATVKAHTGSLFAKLAVANRVQIALLVRDAED
- a CDS encoding sensor histidine kinase; its protein translation is MDVVPRLGVWQQAWRLTAAVALSLPVWLSTLALMRNQPGGPGSWILVGDPLVALGCLTVLLWRRRWPLTVALTVAVVSTVSALASGAALLALCSVSTRRRPVEIGSVVLAYVIASQLAIGMYPVQSSAEAYWWVQIAVPTLTAGIAVAAGMAVGARRVEVRSLRERAESAEREQSARAAQARALERNRIAREMHDVLAHRISLVAMQAGVLDHRGDLSADENRVLVRGIAEGSHQALEELREVLGVLRADPGSPEPPQPSLDRVPDLVADARTSGLDVRLTDDVTGTPPDGVGRTCYRIVQEALTNAAKHAPGAAVRVTLDGAAGGTLGIGVRNGPAPRRTALPPASGFGLLGLGERITLAGGRLDHRPTPEGGYVLTARLPWPDGPAHSHEMSV